CCGACGTTGATGCGGGCCCGGCGCAGCGCCTCGTCGCGATCCCGCGACACGCTGCAGATCACCAGTGCGGTGACGTCGATGTCCGACGGGTCTCGACCCACCTTCGCGGCGCCGGCGGCGACATTGGGAAGTACGTGCTGTCGGATAAACGTCGGCGTGGGCAGGAAGCCGAGCACACCATCGGCGACATCACCGGCCAACCGAAGCATCCCCTGTCTCAATCCAGCCAGATAGATCGGTATCTGCGGCCGCACCAGGTTTCGGGTGCCCCATGGGTTAAGAGGTGGGCTGGATGCCCGGTAGATCTCGCCCTGAAAGTCGAAAGGTTCGTCTGTCTCGAAGTGCCGCCAAAGTTGGCGCACCACATGCACGTATTCGCGGATGCGCTTAAGGGGACGGTCGATGTCCGTGCCGTTGAAGCATTCCATCCAGCCAGCACCGCCCGTACCAAGACCCAGCAGGGCCCGCCCGGCGGACAGTTCGTCGACATCCGCTGCGGCATTGGCCATCTCGTAGGGCGTTCGCGGTGCGGCGGTCGCGATTCCGGTGCCCAGCTGAATCCGCGATGTCACCCGTGCGTTGAGCGCATGGGTAATGAATGGGTTTCGGTAGAACTCGTAGTCCCAGACCGAATCGAAGCCCGCGTCTTCGGCGAGCGCGGCGAATTCAGGGTAGCGCTCGTAGGGCTGGTTGAGCATCGGCAGCGACACCCCGACGCGACTGTGAGCGAATAGCGTCATGATTACGCTCCTCGGATTGACCTCATTGTGCAATCAAAGTGCGAACGATCGTTCGCGCCTTCACCATATCCGCTCGGCGCAGAAATCCCCACCCTCCGCGCCCGGTCTATGAGACGGATGCACCGGCGGATCGAGCACGACGGGAGCGTCGCGGAGGGTCTCGGCGACCGTGTCACTGCCTTGCTGAGGTCATTCGCGGAGCCCTAGCCAGGGCCCGTCCGCGGGGGTTGTGGCCGTCGCGCGGCGATGACGTGATCGCTCATCCCCAGGCGTACACGGAGAAAATTTGAAGCGTCGTTAAATGGCAGCCGGGTGGCGCTTATCGCGTCGCGGGGAAGCCAACGCCCGACGTGCGTCGATTGCGGTCACTACGGGACTGTCGCCTGCGTACTCGCGTGCTCAAGCGGGCAGCGTTTCTGCTGGATAGCCCGGCAGCCAGCGGGCGCCTCGCCTCAAACGTGCATTAATTGGAGCCGTAGTACGGAGGCGGGTAGACCCCCCTGGCAAGCCACGCGAGCGCCGCGAAGCCGTATTCCAGCTCGTCACTCGCGTCGTAGTCGGGGTACTGATCCATGTGATCACCTTCCGTACTGCATTGCCAACGCCTCAACCTAACAGACTCGAGTCTAGGCCTTCGATCGCGTTGTGCGAAAGATCGTTCGCGCATCCGGTCCGTGCCGGGGCGTGCGCGCAGGGCGCAGTGGTGGCCGGGAAGCGGCGTGACGATCTTCCGAGCAGCGTTCGACACGACCGATCGAGCCGGTGATCCGCGCAAATGATCGTTCGCCGGCTCGCGGCATTGGCTCCGACATGCGCCATGCCGTCCTACCGCAGCCGGATCTTGCCGCGCGCCACCGAAGAATGGTTGACTGTTTAGCAATTGCCAATTGAATTACCCTAATTGGTGCGGCGGTAGACGAATGAGGTTGATGTGAAAGCTTTGTCGATGCGGCTACCGGTTATCTACGCCGCCATCCTCGCCGTCGCGCTGTGGGGTATCACGGTGACGAACGGTCCTACCGCTACCGTCAAGGCAGCCCCGAACTTCGAATCGCTCATGGTGCCGTCGGCGGCGATGGGCCGTGACATCCCAGTGGCCTTCGTGGGCGGCGGCCCGCACGCGGTATATCTCCTGGACGCGTTCAATGCCGCGCCGGGCGTGAGCAACTGGGTAACAGCCGGAAACGCAGTGAATACGCTTGCAGGTAAAGGTATCTCCGTCGTTGCACCCGCTGACGGCGCCTACAGTATGTACACCGATTGGGATCAGGATCGCGGTAAACAGTGGGACACATTTCTGTCGAGTGAGCTCCCGGACTGGTTGGCCGCCAACAAGGGATTGGCGCCGGGCGGGCACGGCGTAGTCGGTGTCGCGCAAGGCGGTTACGCCGCAGCAGCGCTCGCCACTTTTCATCCTGACCGGTTTCGCTACGCAGGGTCGCTGTCGGGCGTGCTCGCTCCCGAACGGACCGGGGTCAACGGTGCTATCACCAACGTTCTGAAGAATGAAGGCGGCGTCGACCCGGTGAACATGTGGGGGGCTCCCCAGTTCGGCCGGTGGCAGTGGCATTCGCCAAATGTGCACGTAGTGCGATTGGTGGACCAGAACACCCGACTGTGGGTGTACAGCCCGGCAGCGGGGAGCCCGAGCGACGGCGGTGCAGTCGGTGCCTTCCCGGATATCTGGCAGAGCACCTGCCGCGATTTTTACGCCGGCTACCGCGCTGCCGGCGGCCACAATGGCCACTTCGATTTGGGAGCCGGCGGCGGTAACGACTGGGGCACGTGGAGCCAGCAGCTGGGCGCGATGTCGGGCGACCTTGCCTCAAACATCAGATAGGTGCAGGTCACACGACACGTTCAGCTAGTCACCAGATGCGCTGGTTGGTCAGCACGACACCTTCATCGTGAACCGTGTCGTTGTAGGCTCCGGCGAGTCTGGACCGTAACCCACTGCGGCACCAGCAATCTGGTACGTGCTGTCGTTCAGAACGATGCTGGCGTTACTGCCTGTCAGGCCACGGTTGTAATCACCGGAAAAGCCATTGAGATTACGGATCCGGACAAATTCAACGGTTAGCTTCCCAGCGTTAGACACCATCACCGTTGCGCCCGACCCATCATTGCCCGCGGAGATGGTCCTCAAGTGCTGCTCGGGCGGTGCGCACTGGACCGCCTGGATCGTGGGGAGCTCTTTGCCGTCGATGGTGAGCTGCGCCGCACCCGGGGGCAACGTTCCTGCCGCCTGCTCAGCCAGCGCTTCCGACGAGCAGCCAGCGCTGCCGCCGATCACCAGCGCGGCCGCAGCGACCAACGCAACCCTATTCGTCACGGCAATCCCCCTCTTCGCGGATCGTGCCCGAAGTCTATCGCCACCCGGCGCGTACCCACAAGCATTTTAGGACGACGAGGTTCAGAATTTCTAGACCTTTTTTAATCGCGCATCAAAGATGGGTTCGGCGGGGACGGAGCGGGCCCGGAACAATTGACGAACTGGTCAGTAGATCCGTGGCGGAACATATTTCGAAGCTGGCACGCGAGGCGGCCGCAACTCATGGATTTGCCGCATCAACTGTGAAATGATCACGAGTTATGACCGTCAGCGATCTCGCCCGGCAGGCCGCGGCGCTCCCGACCTTGGCCAAGTTTAGTGCCGCTATCGTTACGCTGGGCGCCGTCACCTTCGCGCCAATAGCAAACGCCGACAACAACCGTCTGAACAATGGCGTGGCCCAAAGTGTCTACGCCGTTAAGCGCCAGGCCGGCTGCACGACTGACTTGAAGAACAACCCGGCGCTGGAGCTGGCGGCGCAGCGCCATGCGGACGACGTCCTGAACAACCGGACGCTGGACGGTGATATTGGCTCGGACGGATCGACGGTGCAGGCCCGCGTGCAAGCCGCCGGCTACCGTGGAACGGTAGCCGAGACGGTGGCCATCCTGCCATCAGCGTCGATCAATGGCATTGACATCCTGGGCAATTGGTATTACCGCCCCGACTACTTCGCGATCATGTCCAACTGCGCCAATACCCAGATCGGTGTGCGTTCATCGAATAGCGCTGACCGCAGCGTGGCCGTCGCGGTCTACGGCCAACCGGGCTAGCGACTAAGGCCACAAGCCGCACGCAGCTGCCCGAGTGAGATATGGGCTTATACAGTCGGGTGTTGCTGGCTTCGAAATTTCACAGTCGTTAAAAAATCGTCTCTGCGTTACGCTAGCCTGATGATTCGGTCGTTCGGTGCTTTGGCGGCGTCCCTTGCGATTTGCCCTGCGGGGCTCTGTTTCGCGGGTTCCTCGGCTGCGTCTCCGCCGACCGAGAAGGGGCAATGTTCGTTCGTCCTCGACGGGCCGAAAGTGGTCAATAACTCGGGTGTGAATCAAGTGATGGCATCGGTGCACGCGGGCGCGTGCACACTGAATGCCCACACCGAAGCCACCGTATGCCTGTCCATCGTGGGTGACGACTCGGCTGGGCAGTGCGGATCGGGATACGACCCAACGCCTGCGGTGGTCTACTACCCCTACCGGCCGGGGGCGACGTATATCGTCAAAGGCGAAGGATGCGCAGACATCTTGGAGGGCAGCAACAGCCCGGCCACGCCTTCGACTGTTTGCCAGGATATCGCGCCGTCGCGCGTCACCCTGTAGACCTACACCGGATCGAATCCAGAAATCAACCAGCGTCCATCGACCTTGTCTAGCGTCACCCGCACACTCGACACGGAGTCAGTGGGTGGACTCTTGTCAACGACCGCCGTCTGGTTGACGAAGAGCAGAGTCACCGCGTGGTTGGGAGTCGCCGAAACCGAAGCCGCAGCCGGCACGGTGGCCGTCGCGGAGATGTGCTCCCGCTTCGCGCCGGGGATCACCACGTCGTTGATCAACTGCGAATAGGAATCCTTAAACGCACCGGTCATCCGATTTTTGGCGCCTTCGAGATCCTTTTCCACGGTGTCGGACTTATATGACAGCAACGTGATCGTGGAATCCTTTGCGGCCGCAAGTGATTCGATACGTGCGAGCTGCGTAGCGCGCGCCGATGAATCCTGCCACTTCAGATAGCCTGCGGCCCCGGCCAACACCAGTGCCAGAGCGGGAAGCAAGCCGTACACGACCACCTGCGGCCAGCTGACGTGGCGTTTGGCCTTTGTCGGCTCGGCTTCTTCGGCCGCCTCTTCGACATCAGTGTCGTCGGAGACGGCGGCCTCGGCCTCGTCACTGTCCAAGGCATCCAAGACATCCGGGTCGTCCGAAAGTTTTTCCGCTTCGGCGTCGAGTGATGATTTCTCGTCCCGTTCGCCGGATTCATCGTCGGGGCTTTCGGACGGCGCTTTGCTCTCGCCACCAACGCGAGGCTTCGGACCATGGCTTCCTCGTCGGCCCATAACGCTGCGCGCCCGTGCCCACGGCCGCCTGATTCCGCGTTTAGCCTCGCCCGGTTCAACGACTTCCTTGCCCTGCTCGTCGTCTTCCCGATCAGGGTCGATCGTGTCGACCTCACCGGAATCCTCTGCGCGAACTGTGTTCTCGGTGTCTTCGCGGTCGGTTTCAACCGGATCAGTCGTCTCCACCTTCGCGGCGGCCTGTTTGCGTTGAGCGTCGGTTCGAACCCCCACAGCGGCTGATTCCCCTTCTGGTTTATCGGATTTCGGCTTCGTCATGGGACAAAGGCGACGTTGGAGATTTTTGTCTCGCTACCGGACTTCTCCACCGTGATTCGCATCCGCCACTGGCGCGGCGCCTGGTCCTCCACCCCGAGATTCGTGGTCTTGATGGACACGGCGACGAGCACCTGTGCCTTGTCACCCGACTCGGACTCCAAACCCGCCTCGGTGATCGTTCCCACCGACTTGGACTGCGCCTTCTTGAGCACGTCGATGAAAGGTTGCTTGCGCTTCGAGAATTGGTCGTAAAACTGACCAGTCGCCGAGTCCAGAACCCGCTGAACGTCTCCGTCGGCGTGCTGCCAATCAATCGTCGTCAGGTTGAGCGCGCACTGCCGTCCGATCTGAAGAAACATCTGGCGCTGCGCTTCTACCTGATGGGACTGGTACGAGCGGAAACCCAGCCAACCGACGGTGGCCGCCAAGGCGACGACGATGGCCGCCCCGACGATTGCCGCCAACCGTAGGTGCGACATGCGTCGCTTAACCGGTGCCGCATCGTCGTCACTAGCATCTTCGTCGTCTTCAGCGGAGTCGTCGTCTTCGACGTCGTTTTCAACCGCGGCGTCGTAGTCCTCGGCCTCGTCGACGCCGCCATCCGCCTCTTCAGATTCCGCGGCGTCCGATGCTACCGCCGAGGGCACCTTTTTCGCGGTCTTCTTTAATTCCCCGTCGGGGGTGTCAGCATCTGCTGCCATGTTCGCTCCTTGCCGGCACCCCCAGCCAGCGTGGGCTGCTTGTACCTTTGCCCGTCCGGACCAACATACTCCCCGGTGGCCGGATCAAATTCGGCTGCCGCGATCGGCGGCGCCTGCCCCAGCGAAGCCGCGGGGGCTTGCCCCGGCGGAGCCGGCGGCCCCCCAGGGAATCCCGCGGGAATCGGCTCCCCCGGGTCAAACTGTGGGACACCTTGTCCGGTCAACGTCGCGTTTGGATCGCCCTTCCAGTTGTAGCCATCGTTGAGCGGAATATAGGGCTCATCGCTTTCGCACTGCTTGACCGTCGCAGCCCGCTTGCCCGCCCGCGTCTCACACGGATAATTGCGCGCACCACGAACCGCGTTGAATGGCGAATCTTGCGGGATCCGGCAATACACCAGGCCCGGCGGACGCGGCGGGGTGTCTTCGAACACCGCCGAGCGCTGCTGCTGAACCGGGAGGAACCCAGTCGTACATGGAGGCGGCCAGTTCAGGTTCAGATTGAAGCTCAACCCCAGGCCTCGATAGGGACCCTTAAGGTCCTTGTCCGCCAACTGAATCGCCTGCGCATCCCCCACGATCTGCGGCACCTGGACCAGCAGTGCCTCGAGGTTGTCACGGTACGTCAGCCCGACATCACCGACTTTGTCCAGATTTGACACCGCATCCGGAAGCGTCGGCTCCACCCGGTCGATTACCTGGCGCAGCGTGTCGAACGTCGGGCCGATCTTGCGAAGCCATCCCCCGAAGTTGCCGCCATTTTGTTCGGTCGTCTGAATGTCTTTGGTGACATGGGCCAGATGCGCGGCCCAGCCTTGGATAGAGTCCGCGGAGTCGATCTGGCTATCCAGAAGCGGCATCGGCTCATCGATCAAGGTCAGAATCGCGTCAAGGTTTTTACGGGCATCAGTGGCCAATGTGGCACCGCCGCCGATGAAACGGGAAAGTTCCGGCCCAAGTCCCCCCACGGCGGTGTAGGACTCGTCGACCACCGTCTTGAGGTTGCCGCGCGGAATCGCGTTCAAGCCGCGAGTGGCCGCCAACAGCAGCGAATTGATGTTCGGCGGAATCGAGGTGCGATCCTGCGGGATCACGTCACCGTTCTTGAGCATGGGCCCCTTGCCGCTACGCGGCACCAGATCCACGTACTGCTCGCCGATCGCTGAGGCGCTGTGAACACTCGCGGTGAGATCGGCGGGGATCTTGACATCCGAGTTCAGCGACAGCACCGCCTCGACCCCACTGTCGGAGAGCTGCACTTTGGATACCTTGCCGACCTCGACACCCCGGTATGTCACGTTCCCGGCGCGATACAACTCCCCCGCCCGCTCCAGTTGCAGCTTCACCGTGTACCGGCCGATTCCCAGATACACGGCGGGCAAATGCGCGTAATACAGGCCAACCAGCCCGGCCGAGACGATGGAAATCACGCAGAAGATCGCCAATGTGATAAAGGTTCGCCGACTCAGTCGCATATCACGGCCCCTGGTTGAACTGGTAGGGCGCAACGAGCGGGTTGCGCGCGGTGTAGGGGCTGGGCATCACCCCGAGGGTGCGACCCCACTGCATCTCGAGTTCAGTGAGATTGCCTTCCCATCGAGTGCCTGTGAAGAACGACGAATCGAGGCGACTCAGCGTCAAGTCGAAGATACCTGTCAGGTTCCCGTAGTCGCCGCGGATCCATTTGGCCACAGGAGGTTTCGAGAACAAAGGCACCGTGAGGTAGTCCAGGCTACGGGTTAGCGCGATGCCGGAATTAGCCAACGATTTCAAGACTGGGCCGAGATCGCCGAGTTCCTTGATCAGGTTGTCCTTGGATTGCTCCAAAACGTCCGAACCAGGGTTGCTGGCATTGCCAAATTGATCAAGGGCCTCGCCAAGTTTGTCGCGCTCGTTATTCAGAACCGCCAACGCATCCGGAATGGTCTTCAGCGCCCTGTCGAGAACCGGCTTGTGTTCCGCGAATTGGCCGACCAAGTTGTTGAAGCTGTCCAATGCTTGGATGATGTCATTTTTTTGGTCATCGAGGTAGGCGGTGAACTTATCCAGTTGTCCGATCAGGCTTCTCAGGTCTTGTTCCCGACCCGTAAACGCGGTACTCAACGCCCGGGTGATGTCTTGGAGCTGACCCAAACCGCCGCCGTTGAGCACGAGCGATAAGGCGCCCAGCGACTGCTCGGTGGTCGGGTAACCACTGGACGACGCCAATGAGATCACCGATCCGTCACGCAAGCGGCCCTCCGGCGCGACACCAGGGGGTGGGGAAAGTTCGATATGCAGCGTGCCTAGCAGGCTTGTCTGACCGATCGTGGCCGTCGCATTTGCCGGGAGTTTGGCGTCAGGTTCGATCTTCATGGTGACTAGCGCGTGCCAGCCCTGACGTTCGACCTTGGCCACGTTGCCGATCACCACATTGTTCAGTTCGACACGCGAATTCTCCTTGAGGTTCTGCACATCCGGCATCTGCGCCTGGATCGTGTAGGACCCCGAGCCCTCCCCCGCCCGGCCCGGCAGCGGAAGGGAGTTAGCGCCCCGGAAGCCCCGGAGCGCACCACAACCCGAAGCTGTGGCTACGGCCACCGTGATGAGGAGCAGCACGCCACAACGGCGCCAGGTACTGGAGCTCACCGCCCGCCTCCTACGTCTCCCATGTTTTCCACGGCACTCGGCAACATCATCGAACGCAGGCCGCTGGCCGGATCGACAGGGAGCGGGTTTGCCGGTTTGGCCGGTACGTAGGGCGCGTTCGTGTTGATCATCCCGTTTCCGAAGAAGTTGAAGATCTCATTCGCGGGCGGCAGCGGGCCTTCGGGATCCGGCACCCTGCGGAACGCCTCCGTCGGCGCGGGGCCCGACGGCGGAATGTAGTCCGGCCGCAGCCAGTCTTCGCTGTACGTGACCTCGTTGGGTCGCGCCGATTGCCCGACGAATGGGTTCAATCCCAGCGGCAAGAAATTGGCCTGACGGTTCTTGATGATCGGCGCCATGTATTGCACACAACGTTTCGCGGATTGCTCGGCGCCCAGCCTCGATGCCGCCTGCACCGCCGAACACAAGAACTGCAGTGGATTGGCGAAGTTCTGCAACGCCAGCGCGCCGGTGAATGCACCCTGCGACGGCTGATAGATGTTCAAAACGTTCTGAAATACGTTGGGGCCCAGGTGCAGCGCCTGCTTGACGTCATCGAGACTCTGCACCAGTGCGTCGGTCAACTCCGCCAGCTTGTCCGACGTAACGCCCAGCGTCTCACGATTGTCGTTGACGAAGTCGATGATCGGATCGATGTTGTCGTTGAGAACCTTCATATACGGGCCGATCTGGTTGTCGGCCAACGCCGCCGACACCGCGTTCAGGTTTTGGTTGAGCTGACGAAGCAGTCCGCCGCTGTCCCGCAGCGCATGCACCAGTGCCGCCAGGTTCTTGAATGATCCGAACAGGTCGCCGCTGTGGTCGGCGAGCGCCGAAACCGCCTGGGACAGATGGACTATGGCCTCTCGGATATCCCCGCCCTGGCCGCGCAGGTTGTTGGCCGCGGTATCGATGAACTCCCCCAATGTACTGACACCACCGGGTTGCGTGGGCTGCAGGACGTCGGTGAGCTTCTCGAGCTGCGCGCGCAAATCATCCCACTCCACCGGGACAGCGGTGCGAGACAGCGGCAGCACCGTGCCGTTGGTCATCGCCGGGCCGCCCGTGTAGGCGGGGGTCAGTTGGAGGGCCCGCACCGTCACCAATGACGGCGACAGCACCACCGCTTTGGCGTCGGCGGGCACCTTGTACTTGGCGTCGTACCAGAATGAAACCTTGACTCGGTCGGGCTGCGGTTCGATCTTCTCGATCTTGCCGACCGATACGCCGAGGATCACCACGTCGTCGCCGACGAAGATCCCGTTGGCGTTGTCGAAGTATCCGACGACATTTGTACGGTCGCTCCGCGACCACATCCAGGTCGCCGCCCCGCCCATGAGCGCCAGCACCAACACCGACACCAAGATGATTCGTGACTTGCGGGATTTCACTGTTGACCCCCTTGACCCGGTTGCCCGGGACCAGGCCGGGGACCGAAGGACTCGGACGGCGCGATCACGGGCGCCTGGCCCGGCGGTATTTGACCGGGCGCGGGCTGCTGGATCGGGCCCACCGACGCGTTGCCTGGCCCCGGTCCAAGTGCCGGCGGCCCGGGCGGTGCCCCGCCCACCGGCGGCGCCGGGGGTTCGGGCCGAAGTGGATAACAGCCAGGGGCTCCTGGCCTGCCCGGCACACTGCACGGTTGGTCACCGGGGTTACCCGTGATGGCGTCGGGAAGGTTCAAGCGCGGGTCACCGCCCTGACCGGTACGCGGGTACGGCATCGGCAACGGAGGCGTGGCCGGCTGGCCGGTCTGCGGATCGGTGAGCTGCGAGGGCACCAACGTCGCGGGATCCAACCCGAGGTCGGAGAACGCGGAGTCGATGAACGGCTGCACGAACTGTCCCGGCAGCAGGTTGACAATGTACGCCTTGAAGAACGGCCCCGAGGCCACCGCTTCGCCCAGCGCGAGCGCGAAACTGTTGAGCCCTTTGAGCGCCTCCTGGATGCGCGCCTTGCGGTTGTTGAGCAGCCCGAGCACCCCGTTGAGTTTCTCCAGCGTGGGTTTCAGTGTTGTGTGGTTGTCGTCGACGACTTTCACCAGCGCTCGGACGATGTTGGTGTTGTCGTTGAAGATTGTGTCCAGGTAGCGATCCTCAGCTTTAAGCCGAGCCAGCAGCAGGTTGGTGTCGCCGACGAGGTTGACTATCTGCTCACTGCGATCGCCGAGGACCTTCGTCACTTTTGCGGCGTTGCTGAGCAGGTTCCGCAGCTCTTTGTCGCGCTCATCCAGAGTCTGGGCGAACCGGGCCACTCCCTCCGCCGCCGCCTTGACTTGCGGTGGGGTCCCACTGAATTCATGGGCCACCACGGAAAGTGCGGTCGACAGCTGGTCGGTATTCAACTTGGCGACCGTCTTCGAGAGGTCGCCCAGCACGTCGGGCAGCTGATAAGCCGACGTCGTCCGCTCCAGCGGTATCGGGCCGGTGAGCGGACGATCGCCTCGCGGGGTGAGCTCGATGAGCTTGCTACCCAGGAGTGTCTTCAATTTGACCGACGCCTCGGTGCGATCGCCGAGCCGTATGTCGCCGGGAATACGGAAATTGACCACGACCTTCGGTCCATCCAGGCCCACCGACGACACCAGCCCGACGCGGGCACCCGAGACCTCGACGACGCTGTTGGTCTCCAGCCCACCGGCCTCGGCGAAATACGCCGTGTATTCCTTGTCGCCGGTGAGGAAGGTCAGCTTGTCGTAATTCAGCGATATGAATATCGCCAGAGCCACGACGGCCATACCGATGATGCCGATTTTATAGGGGTTGCGTTCGGAGAATTGCTTCGTCTCGAAGAGGCGTTGGTATGCACGTTTCATTTCGGGGTGCACCTACCCGAACGCTGGCTGGCCAGCGTGATGTACGTGGGCTGCCCGTTCTTGCCGTTGACCTTCAGGATCAAGTCACACAGATAGAAGGTGAAAAAGTCGCCGTACAGGCCCTCTCTGCCGATGATCCGGTAATCGTCGGGCAGCGTATTGATCAGGTTGTCGACGAAGTCCTTGTCGGCCATGATGGTTCCGGCGACGCGACCCCCTTCGTCCACCACTGGTTTGAGCGGAGCGCGGGCAGCCTCCAAAACGTCGTTGCCCGCCCTGAAGAGCCTTGCGGCGCCCTTGAAACCGTTCGCGAGGTCGTTTCTTCGATCACCGAGCGTTTTGCTCAGAGTCGATAGCGAGTCCACCGCCTTTGCGACCTGTTTGTCCTGATCGCCAGCCGAGGCGAGCACTGTATTCAGATTCTTGATGAGCTGCCCAAACAACTGGTCACGGTCCGCCAGGGTCCCGGTGACCGCGGCGGCCTGAGTCAGCACCGATCCGATCGTCGCGCCCTGGCCCTGCAACGCCTGTATCAACTGCCCGCTCAGCGCATTGACCTGATCGGGGTCGAGGGACCGGAACAGAGGCCGTAATCCCCCGATCAACGCGTCCAGATCCAGCGCCGGTTGGGTGCGGCTCAACGGGATGGTTGCCCCGGGGTTGAGTTTCTTGACGCCGCCCGCACCTTCCTCCAGGGCGAGGAATCGGCCCCCAAAGAGGTCGTCGTACCGGACAACCGCCCTGCTCCCCTCGGTAAGCATCACCGACTTGTCTGCAGTGAACTCGACCCGCACCGTGGAATCGGGCTGCACGGCAACCGCCTTGACCTTGCCTACTTCGACGCCCGCGATGCGCACGAAATTGTTTTCGCGCAGCCCCGACACGTTGGCGAAAACCGCGTTGTAGTTGTTCGACTCCTCAAAACGGAATTGGCCGAAAACGGCAAGCAGCAAAGCGATGCCCAACGAACACACGGTGGCGTAGATGGCAAACCGCACCAGTATGCCTCGGAAGTTGTTGCGCAATGTTCGCCTTTCTTGGACGTGGATCGGGGTGCGCTAGCGGGGCTTGGGCGGCGTTCCTGGATAGGGCGGCACGAATGGCTCAGAACCGGCCGGCGGCTTGCCCATGCCCGGATCCCGCGGCCGGCCCGCGGGCGGAGCCGGAGGCAGACCCGGAAACAGCGGCGTGCCATCCGGCGCGTATCGCTGCGCGCCATAGGGCGGCGCCCCGGGGTAGGGCACCGGGCCAGGCGCCGGACCTCCCTCGTCCTTCAGGGTCGGCGGCAGCGGTGTCCCACGAGTGCTCGGCGAGTAGAGGGCGTAGCCGGGGAATCCGACGCCCGGATTCGGCCGCACGTCCATACCGGGGCCGAACCCGGAGTTGGTGATCAGGTATCGCTGCGGGAAGTTCTTCTCGACGTCGGGCAGCGAACCACAGCTCGGCGTTCCGCCTGGCCCGCCCTTGACGTCCACGACGGGCAGGTTGTCCGGAT
The DNA window shown above is from Mycobacterium sp. Aquia_216 and carries:
- a CDS encoding LLM class flavin-dependent oxidoreductase; this encodes MTLFAHSRVGVSLPMLNQPYERYPEFAALAEDAGFDSVWDYEFYRNPFITHALNARVTSRIQLGTGIATAAPRTPYEMANAAADVDELSAGRALLGLGTGGAGWMECFNGTDIDRPLKRIREYVHVVRQLWRHFETDEPFDFQGEIYRASSPPLNPWGTRNLVRPQIPIYLAGLRQGMLRLAGDVADGVLGFLPTPTFIRQHVLPNVAAGAAKVGRDPSDIDVTALVICSVSRDRDEALRRARINVGNYVAYPVSSTVIEFMGLEEERNYVLHRLLEDGPAALATAASDALLQAFSVAGTPDEVADQLTAYDGVLPHIVLHTPYVPPIDQESSEDAFRSMVQAFARANV
- a CDS encoding alpha/beta hydrolase-fold protein — translated: MRLPVIYAAILAVALWGITVTNGPTATVKAAPNFESLMVPSAAMGRDIPVAFVGGGPHAVYLLDAFNAAPGVSNWVTAGNAVNTLAGKGISVVAPADGAYSMYTDWDQDRGKQWDTFLSSELPDWLAANKGLAPGGHGVVGVAQGGYAAAALATFHPDRFRYAGSLSGVLAPERTGVNGAITNVLKNEGGVDPVNMWGAPQFGRWQWHSPNVHVVRLVDQNTRLWVYSPAAGSPSDGGAVGAFPDIWQSTCRDFYAGYRAAGGHNGHFDLGAGGGNDWGTWSQQLGAMSGDLASNIR
- a CDS encoding lipoprotein LpqH; the encoded protein is MVAAAALVIGGSAGCSSEALAEQAAGTLPPGAAQLTIDGKELPTIQAVQCAPPEQHLRTISAGNDGSGATVMVSNAGKLTVEFVRIRNLNGFSGDYNRGLTGSNASIVLNDSTYQIAGAAVGYGPDSPEPTTTRFTMKVSC
- a CDS encoding CAP domain-containing protein, with product MTVSDLARQAAALPTLAKFSAAIVTLGAVTFAPIANADNNRLNNGVAQSVYAVKRQAGCTTDLKNNPALELAAQRHADDVLNNRTLDGDIGSDGSTVQARVQAAGYRGTVAETVAILPSASINGIDILGNWYYRPDYFAIMSNCANTQIGVRSSNSADRSVAVAVYGQPG
- a CDS encoding Mce protein, which encodes MAADADTPDGELKKTAKKVPSAVASDAAESEEADGGVDEAEDYDAAVENDVEDDDSAEDDEDASDDDAAPVKRRMSHLRLAAIVGAAIVVALAATVGWLGFRSYQSHQVEAQRQMFLQIGRQCALNLTTIDWQHADGDVQRVLDSATGQFYDQFSKRKQPFIDVLKKAQSKSVGTITEAGLESESGDKAQVLVAVSIKTTNLGVEDQAPRQWRMRITVEKSGSETKISNVAFVP
- a CDS encoding MCE family protein, whose protein sequence is MRLSRRTFITLAIFCVISIVSAGLVGLYYAHLPAVYLGIGRYTVKLQLERAGELYRAGNVTYRGVEVGKVSKVQLSDSGVEAVLSLNSDVKIPADLTASVHSASAIGEQYVDLVPRSGKGPMLKNGDVIPQDRTSIPPNINSLLLAATRGLNAIPRGNLKTVVDESYTAVGGLGPELSRFIGGGATLATDARKNLDAILTLIDEPMPLLDSQIDSADSIQGWAAHLAHVTKDIQTTEQNGGNFGGWLRKIGPTFDTLRQVIDRVEPTLPDAVSNLDKVGDVGLTYRDNLEALLVQVPQIVGDAQAIQLADKDLKGPYRGLGLSFNLNLNWPPPCTTGFLPVQQQRSAVFEDTPPRPPGLVYCRIPQDSPFNAVRGARNYPCETRAGKRAATVKQCESDEPYIPLNDGYNWKGDPNATLTGQGVPQFDPGEPIPAGFPGGPPAPPGQAPAASLGQAPPIAAAEFDPATGEYVGPDGQRYKQPTLAGGAGKERTWQQMLTPPTGN
- a CDS encoding MCE family protein; this translates as MSSSTWRRCGVLLLITVAVATASGCGALRGFRGANSLPLPGRAGEGSGSYTIQAQMPDVQNLKENSRVELNNVVIGNVAKVERQGWHALVTMKIEPDAKLPANATATIGQTSLLGTLHIELSPPPGVAPEGRLRDGSVISLASSSGYPTTEQSLGALSLVLNGGGLGQLQDITRALSTAFTGREQDLRSLIGQLDKFTAYLDDQKNDIIQALDSFNNLVGQFAEHKPVLDRALKTIPDALAVLNNERDKLGEALDQFGNASNPGSDVLEQSKDNLIKELGDLGPVLKSLANSGIALTRSLDYLTVPLFSKPPVAKWIRGDYGNLTGIFDLTLSRLDSSFFTGTRWEGNLTELEMQWGRTLGVMPSPYTARNPLVAPYQFNQGP
- a CDS encoding MCE family protein encodes the protein MGGAATWMWSRSDRTNVVGYFDNANGIFVGDDVVILGVSVGKIEKIEPQPDRVKVSFWYDAKYKVPADAKAVVLSPSLVTVRALQLTPAYTGGPAMTNGTVLPLSRTAVPVEWDDLRAQLEKLTDVLQPTQPGGVSTLGEFIDTAANNLRGQGGDIREAIVHLSQAVSALADHSGDLFGSFKNLAALVHALRDSGGLLRQLNQNLNAVSAALADNQIGPYMKVLNDNIDPIIDFVNDNRETLGVTSDKLAELTDALVQSLDDVKQALHLGPNVFQNVLNIYQPSQGAFTGALALQNFANPLQFLCSAVQAASRLGAEQSAKRCVQYMAPIIKNRQANFLPLGLNPFVGQSARPNEVTYSEDWLRPDYIPPSGPAPTEAFRRVPDPEGPLPPANEIFNFFGNGMINTNAPYVPAKPANPLPVDPASGLRSMMLPSAVENMGDVGGGR